The proteins below are encoded in one region of Thermotoga sp. Mc24:
- a CDS encoding 2-oxoacid:acceptor oxidoreductase family protein, with the protein MAYHAIIIAGFGGQGIMLTGQIIAAAAVIEGKNATWLPSYGPEMRGGTANCTVIVDEKPITSPVVDHPTEVIAMNFPSMMKFGAKLRSGGLLLVNSSVVEQIIDRGDIETIEIPANEIAEEAGNVKAANMVMLGAFLELTGVVSFEAAEEALREKLSKTREDLLKIDLIAIKKGREFIGSLYHKSS; encoded by the coding sequence ATGGCATATCACGCGATAATAATAGCCGGTTTTGGTGGTCAGGGAATCATGCTCACAGGACAGATAATTGCTGCGGCTGCTGTTATAGAAGGAAAAAACGCTACCTGGCTTCCTTCGTACGGTCCCGAAATGAGAGGAGGCACCGCCAACTGCACCGTGATCGTTGATGAAAAGCCAATCACTTCCCCCGTGGTTGATCATCCCACGGAAGTGATAGCAATGAACTTTCCCTCCATGATGAAATTCGGAGCAAAACTCAGGTCCGGGGGCTTGCTTCTGGTCAATTCTTCTGTTGTTGAACAGATCATAGACAGGGGCGATATAGAAACGATCGAAATACCAGCGAACGAAATAGCGGAAGAAGCGGGAAACGTGAAAGCCGCGAACATGGTGATGCTCGGAGCTTTTCTGGAATTAACGGGAGTGGTGAGCTTTGAGGCCGCGGAAGAAGCGCTCAGGGAAAAACTTTCAAAAACCAGGGAAGATCTCCTCAAAATCGATCTGATCGCTATAAAAAAAGGCAGGGAGTTCATCGGTAGTTTGTACCACAAATCCTCTTGA
- a CDS encoding thiamine pyrophosphate-dependent enzyme: MEVIFKRPKALSDREFTYCPGCHHGIIHRLIAEVIDELDIQEKTIMVAPVGCSVFAYEFFEVDGTVAPHGRALAVATGIKRALPDRIVFTYQGDGDLAAIGIAETIHAANRGEKLTTIFVNNAVYGMTGGQMAPTTLLGQKTTTTPYGRTAANDGYPLHVSEALSTIGGVAYLERTTVSTTKDILNTKKAIKKAFLAQIKGLGFGMVEVLSTCPTNWGMSPVEAQNWLLENMVKEFPPKVFVDKVGD, translated from the coding sequence ATGGAAGTGATATTCAAAAGACCGAAAGCCTTGAGTGATAGAGAATTCACTTACTGTCCAGGATGCCACCACGGAATAATACACAGGCTGATAGCAGAAGTGATAGACGAGTTGGACATCCAGGAAAAAACTATAATGGTAGCCCCCGTCGGATGCTCAGTCTTCGCTTACGAGTTTTTCGAGGTAGACGGAACGGTTGCTCCACACGGAAGAGCACTCGCAGTGGCAACTGGTATAAAGAGAGCACTTCCAGACAGGATAGTCTTCACCTACCAGGGAGACGGGGATCTCGCGGCCATCGGTATCGCAGAGACGATTCACGCGGCGAACCGTGGAGAAAAACTGACAACGATATTTGTCAACAACGCGGTGTACGGTATGACGGGTGGACAAATGGCCCCCACCACCCTTCTGGGACAGAAAACCACCACGACTCCATACGGCAGAACCGCAGCGAACGATGGGTATCCTCTTCACGTTTCCGAAGCTCTGAGTACGATCGGTGGAGTTGCTTACCTTGAACGTACAACTGTGAGTACCACAAAGGATATTTTGAACACAAAGAAAGCCATAAAGAAAGCTTTCCTCGCACAGATAAAGGGTCTGGGATTCGGAATGGTGGAAGTGCTCAGCACCTGCCCCACCAACTGGGGGATGAGTCCAGTGGAAGCTCAAAACTGGCTTCTGGAGAACATGGTAAAGGAATTCCCCCCGAAGGTTTTTGTTGACAAGGTAGGCGATTGA
- a CDS encoding 3-methyl-2-oxobutanoate dehydrogenase subunit VorB has product MKKLMMKGNEAIAESAIRAGCRLYFAYPITPQSEIAEYMARRLPEVGGVFLQTESEIATVNMVYGAACTGKRAMTSTSSPGFSLMQEGISYIAGAELPCVFVDVVRGGPGLGNIQPSQGDYFQAVKGGGHGDYRLIVLAPSTLQEAVDLTQLAFDLADRYRNPVLILADGMIGQMMEPVELLKMRDLSTLPDHSDWALRGARNREPHRIAAFNIDPVGLERMNKRLQEKYRLIEASEQRWEEYKVDGAEYLMVGYGTMGRILKSVVDSLREEGIPVGLFRPVTLWPFPKKRLKELAEKVKLIFVVEMSSGQMVEDVQISVEGKVPVHFYGRMGGFVPTPEEILSAFKEVRKWK; this is encoded by the coding sequence ATGAAAAAACTCATGATGAAAGGAAACGAAGCGATAGCAGAATCTGCGATAAGAGCGGGTTGTAGATTGTATTTTGCTTATCCAATCACTCCCCAGAGCGAGATAGCAGAATACATGGCGAGAAGACTTCCTGAAGTGGGAGGCGTTTTCCTTCAGACCGAAAGTGAAATAGCAACGGTCAACATGGTTTATGGAGCCGCTTGCACCGGAAAACGTGCCATGACGTCGACATCGTCTCCTGGTTTCAGCCTGATGCAGGAAGGGATCTCCTACATTGCAGGTGCAGAACTTCCCTGCGTTTTTGTCGACGTGGTACGTGGAGGTCCCGGGCTTGGAAATATCCAGCCTTCGCAGGGTGATTACTTTCAAGCGGTGAAAGGAGGAGGTCACGGAGATTACAGACTGATCGTTCTCGCACCATCAACACTTCAGGAAGCCGTGGATCTGACCCAGCTGGCCTTTGATCTCGCTGACAGATACAGAAACCCCGTTCTCATACTGGCGGATGGAATGATTGGTCAGATGATGGAACCCGTTGAGTTGCTGAAGATGAGAGATCTGTCCACTCTTCCAGATCATTCAGATTGGGCGCTTCGGGGTGCCAGAAATAGAGAGCCGCACAGAATAGCCGCTTTCAACATAGATCCTGTTGGTCTTGAGAGAATGAACAAGCGTTTACAGGAAAAGTACAGACTGATAGAAGCGTCAGAGCAGCGATGGGAAGAGTACAAGGTGGACGGTGCAGAATACCTGATGGTCGGCTACGGTACGATGGGAAGAATCCTCAAGAGTGTTGTGGACTCTCTGAGAGAAGAAGGTATACCGGTTGGTCTGTTCAGACCTGTGACACTCTGGCCCTTCCCGAAAAAAAGGCTCAAAGAACTGGCCGAAAAAGTAAAACTCATCTTCGTTGTGGAAATGAGCTCTGGACAGATGGTCGAAGACGTTCAGATTTCGGTGGAGGGAAAGGTGCCGGTACACTTCTACGGACGCATGGGAGGATTTGTTCCGACACCCGAAGAAATACTGTCTGCCTTCAAGGAGGTGAGAAAATGGAAGTGA